A single Thiohalobacter thiocyanaticus DNA region contains:
- the lon gene encoding endopeptidase La, translated as MEQDDKTTEMSESTTTAIPVLPLRDVVVYPHMVIPLFVGREKSIKALDLAMQSDKKILLVAQKSAEVDDPQVDDIHEIGTLSSILQLLKLPDGTVKVLVEGAERARVKSFVETDEYFSAAIDRVGDTIKDEREVEVLMRSLMTLFDQYVKLNKKVPPEILSSLSGIEDASRLADTIAAHMSLKLEEKQKILEIDSVRERLEHLMGLIEGEIDIMQIEKRIRGRVKQQMEKSQREYYLNEQMKAIQKELGELEDAPNEIEDLQRKIEKAGMSKEAREKAEAELNKLKLMSPMSAEATVVRNYIDWLVSVPWKKKTKIRHDLANAEKILDEDHYGLEKVKERILEYLAVQQRVRKLKGPILCLVGPPGVGKTSLGRSIARATNRKFVRTSLGGVRDEAEIRGHRRTYIGSLPGKVVQNMSKVGVRNPLYLLDEIDKMSMDFRGDPSSALLEVLDPEQNNTFADHYLEVDFDLSDVMFVATANSLNIPGPLLDRMEVIRIPGYTEDEKINIARRYLLPKQIKANGLKENEIKVSEAALRDAVRYYTREAGVRNLEREVAKICRKVVKELLLKGDGDKTVSVTPKNLDKYLGVRRFRYGRAEENDQVGQVTGLAWTEVGGELLTIESAVVPGKGRWTHTGQLGDVMKESIQAATTVVRSRCDMLDIDPEFYHKFDIHVHVPEGATPKDGPSAGIGMCTALVSALTEIPVRADVAMTGEITLRGEVLPIGGLKEKLLAAHRGGITTVLIPEENKKDLAEIPKNVKDKLEIIPVKWIDEVLEVALHHMPTPRTSETEAEQETLPEKKKSKSKPKGSRVRAH; from the coding sequence ATGGAGCAAGACGACAAGACAACCGAGATGAGCGAATCCACCACTACCGCGATTCCCGTGCTGCCGCTGCGCGACGTCGTGGTCTATCCGCACATGGTGATTCCGCTGTTCGTGGGCCGCGAGAAATCGATCAAGGCGCTGGATCTGGCCATGCAGAGCGACAAGAAGATCCTGCTGGTCGCTCAGAAGAGCGCCGAGGTCGATGATCCCCAGGTCGACGATATCCACGAGATCGGGACCCTGTCGAGCATCCTGCAGCTGCTGAAGCTGCCCGACGGCACCGTCAAGGTGCTGGTCGAGGGCGCCGAACGCGCCCGGGTGAAGTCCTTTGTCGAAACCGACGAATATTTCTCCGCCGCGATCGATCGGGTCGGCGATACCATCAAGGACGAACGCGAGGTCGAGGTCCTGATGCGTTCGCTCATGACCCTGTTCGATCAGTATGTGAAATTGAACAAGAAGGTGCCGCCGGAGATCCTCAGTTCCCTGTCCGGGATCGAGGATGCCAGCCGCCTGGCCGATACCATCGCCGCCCACATGTCGCTCAAGCTCGAGGAGAAGCAGAAGATCCTCGAGATCGATTCCGTGCGCGAGCGCCTCGAGCATCTGATGGGGCTGATCGAGGGCGAAATCGACATCATGCAGATCGAGAAGCGCATCCGCGGCCGCGTCAAGCAGCAGATGGAGAAGAGCCAGCGCGAGTACTATCTCAACGAGCAGATGAAGGCCATCCAGAAGGAGCTGGGTGAACTGGAGGACGCGCCCAACGAGATCGAGGACCTGCAGCGCAAGATCGAAAAGGCGGGCATGAGCAAGGAAGCCCGCGAGAAGGCCGAGGCCGAACTGAACAAGCTCAAGCTGATGTCGCCGATGTCAGCCGAAGCCACGGTCGTGCGCAACTACATCGACTGGCTGGTCTCGGTGCCGTGGAAGAAGAAGACCAAGATCCGTCATGACCTGGCCAATGCCGAGAAGATCCTGGATGAGGATCACTACGGCCTGGAGAAGGTCAAGGAACGCATCCTTGAATACCTCGCCGTACAGCAGCGCGTGCGCAAGCTGAAAGGCCCGATCCTGTGCCTGGTGGGCCCGCCCGGTGTCGGCAAGACCTCGCTCGGCCGCTCCATCGCCCGCGCCACCAATCGCAAGTTCGTGCGCACCTCGCTGGGCGGCGTGCGCGACGAGGCCGAGATCCGCGGCCACCGGCGGACCTACATCGGTTCGCTGCCGGGCAAGGTGGTGCAGAACATGTCCAAGGTCGGCGTGCGCAACCCGCTGTACCTGCTGGATGAGATCGACAAGATGTCGATGGACTTCCGCGGCGATCCCAGTTCGGCACTGCTGGAGGTGCTGGATCCCGAGCAGAACAACACCTTCGCCGATCACTACCTGGAGGTCGACTTCGACCTGTCGGACGTGATGTTCGTGGCCACGGCCAATTCGCTGAACATCCCGGGGCCGCTGCTCGACCGCATGGAGGTGATCCGCATCCCCGGCTACACCGAGGACGAGAAGATCAACATCGCCAGGCGTTATCTGCTGCCCAAGCAGATCAAGGCCAACGGTCTCAAGGAGAACGAGATCAAGGTCAGCGAGGCGGCCCTGCGCGACGCGGTGCGCTACTACACCCGCGAGGCCGGAGTGCGTAACCTGGAGCGTGAGGTGGCCAAGATCTGCCGCAAGGTGGTCAAGGAGCTGCTGCTCAAGGGCGATGGCGACAAGACCGTCAGTGTCACGCCGAAGAACCTGGACAAGTACCTGGGCGTGCGCCGGTTCCGCTACGGCCGGGCCGAGGAGAACGATCAGGTTGGTCAGGTCACCGGTCTGGCCTGGACCGAGGTCGGCGGCGAACTGCTGACCATCGAGTCAGCGGTCGTGCCGGGCAAGGGTCGCTGGACCCATACCGGTCAGCTCGGCGACGTGATGAAGGAGTCCATCCAGGCCGCCACCACGGTGGTGCGCAGCCGCTGCGACATGCTGGACATCGATCCCGAGTTCTACCACAAATTCGATATCCACGTGCACGTGCCCGAGGGCGCCACGCCCAAGGACGGTCCCAGTGCCGGTATCGGCATGTGCACCGCGCTGGTCTCGGCGCTGACCGAGATCCCGGTGCGGGCCGATGTCGCCATGACCGGCGAGATCACCCTGCGGGGCGAGGTACTGCCGATCGGCGGTCTGAAGGAGAAGCTCCTGGCCGCACACCGCGGCGGTATCACCACGGTGCTGATTCCCGAGGAAAACAAGAAGGACCTGGCGGAGATTCCGAAAAACGTCAAGGACAAACTGGAGATCATTCCGGTCAAGTGGATCGACGAGGTGTTGGAAGTGGCGCTGCATCACATGCCGACTCCGCGCACCTCCGAGACGGAAGCCGAGCAGGAAACGCTGCCGGAAAAGAAAAAGTCCAAGAGCAAGCCCAAGGGCTCGCGTGTCAGGGCACATTAA
- a CDS encoding HU family DNA-binding protein, with the protein MNKAELIDAVADAANLSKADATRAVDAVLDSVTGALKKGEQVSLVGFGTFEVRERAARQGRNPQTGATIQIAASKAPAFKAGKALKDAVN; encoded by the coding sequence ATGAATAAAGCTGAACTGATTGACGCCGTTGCCGATGCCGCGAACCTGTCCAAGGCCGATGCCACCCGCGCGGTTGATGCCGTGCTGGATTCCGTGACAGGTGCCCTGAAGAAGGGGGAGCAGGTCAGCCTGGTCGGCTTCGGTACCTTCGAGGTTCGCGAGCGCGCCGCCCGCCAGGGCCGCAATCCGCAGACCGGCGCGACCATCCAGATTGCCGCCTCCAAGGCGCCCGCATTCAAGGCTGGAAAAGCGCTGAAGGATGCCGTAAACTAA
- a CDS encoding SurA N-terminal domain-containing protein, with protein MLQAIRDRVTGIIAWVIVGLISVTFALWGVDSYLRGGAQTYAAKVNDTEISTDQYRLGLRQQANRMQAMLGERFDRAILSTPEFKRAVLDRLVEEELLLQAADDYGLSISDSYLAARIHADSSFQVDGEFDPERYKNLLSQQGMSPSLYEHQLRRSLLINQLVNSVSTSSIVTDAAVTQGLRLQNQMREIAFLRLSLAPRLEQVEVSEEAIAAYYENNSGQFVEPQRVRLSYIELTLEGLREEISIDETRLRELYEAEKERLAGDEQLRARHILIELPEDAGAAAEAAARDRARAIRQQLQEGADFAELARAESDDPGSAAQGGDLGFFSRGFMVPEFETAAFALEPGQISEPVRTPFGFHVIEVTDVRAKEVPGFEEMRDELYRRATQDEAEQRFYDIADRLSQLTFEIPDSLQPAADELGLEIRTSDWITETGGAGIGQYEQVLAAAFSEDVLDQRNNSQPLEVEPNHVLVVRVAEHQPSQPQPLEAVRDDIRQRLAREQAAEQLQERGEALLGQLEGGEADLESLASQPDVDLETPGAIRRGDPRVDPTIAARAFKLPRHADGSVTREGFADSSGNYIVLELRDVQEPDLQAVGANERQGFRRNLLQLYGSVEAQALVEQLKAGAEIELNEQLIED; from the coding sequence ATGCTGCAAGCCATTCGCGACCGCGTTACCGGCATCATCGCCTGGGTCATCGTCGGCCTGATCTCCGTCACCTTTGCCCTGTGGGGGGTGGACTCCTATCTGCGCGGCGGTGCCCAGACCTACGCGGCCAAGGTCAATGATACCGAGATCAGCACCGACCAGTACCGTCTGGGGCTGCGCCAGCAGGCCAATCGCATGCAGGCCATGCTGGGCGAACGCTTCGATCGTGCCATCCTGAGTACCCCGGAGTTCAAGCGTGCCGTGCTCGACCGCCTGGTCGAGGAGGAACTGCTGCTGCAGGCTGCCGATGATTACGGCCTGAGCATCAGTGACAGCTATCTTGCCGCCCGCATCCATGCCGACAGCAGCTTCCAGGTCGACGGCGAATTCGATCCCGAACGCTACAAGAACCTGTTGTCCCAGCAGGGCATGTCGCCATCGCTGTACGAGCACCAGCTGCGCCGCTCGCTGCTGATCAACCAACTGGTCAACAGTGTCTCCACCTCCAGCATCGTCACGGATGCGGCCGTCACCCAGGGGCTGCGCCTGCAGAACCAGATGCGCGAGATTGCCTTCCTGCGCCTGTCGCTGGCACCGCGGCTCGAGCAGGTCGAGGTCAGCGAGGAGGCGATTGCCGCCTATTACGAGAACAACAGCGGGCAGTTCGTGGAACCGCAACGGGTTCGATTGAGCTATATCGAACTCACGCTGGAAGGTCTGCGTGAGGAGATCAGTATCGACGAGACCCGTCTGCGCGAACTGTACGAGGCAGAAAAGGAACGTCTTGCCGGCGACGAACAGCTGCGTGCGCGGCATATCCTGATCGAACTGCCCGAGGATGCCGGCGCGGCAGCCGAGGCCGCGGCGCGCGACCGTGCCCGTGCCATCCGTCAGCAGCTGCAGGAAGGCGCCGATTTTGCCGAACTGGCCAGGGCCGAATCCGACGATCCCGGTTCCGCCGCCCAGGGCGGGGATCTGGGTTTCTTCAGCCGCGGCTTCATGGTGCCCGAGTTCGAGACGGCGGCCTTTGCGCTGGAACCGGGTCAGATCAGCGAACCGGTACGCACGCCCTTCGGTTTTCACGTCATCGAGGTGACCGACGTGCGTGCCAAGGAGGTGCCGGGCTTCGAGGAAATGCGCGATGAACTGTACCGTCGCGCCACCCAGGACGAGGCCGAGCAGCGCTTCTATGACATCGCCGACCGGCTGTCGCAGCTGACCTTCGAGATTCCGGATTCACTGCAGCCTGCCGCCGACGAACTGGGCCTGGAGATCCGGACCAGCGACTGGATCACCGAGACCGGTGGCGCCGGTATCGGGCAGTACGAGCAGGTGCTGGCTGCCGCCTTCAGCGAGGACGTGCTGGATCAGCGCAACAACAGCCAGCCGCTGGAGGTCGAACCCAATCATGTGCTGGTGGTGCGGGTGGCCGAACACCAGCCGTCGCAGCCGCAGCCGCTGGAAGCGGTCAGGGATGATATCCGTCAGCGCCTGGCGCGCGAGCAGGCCGCCGAGCAGCTGCAGGAGCGGGGCGAGGCCCTGCTGGGGCAGCTGGAAGGCGGCGAGGCCGATCTGGAGTCTCTGGCCTCGCAGCCGGATGTCGACCTGGAGACGCCGGGCGCGATCCGGCGTGGCGATCCCCGGGTGGATCCGACTATTGCCGCCCGGGCCTTCAAGCTGCCGCGCCATGCCGACGGCAGCGTGACCCGCGAGGGATTCGCCGACAGCAGCGGCAACTATATCGTGCTGGAGTTGCGGGACGTGCAGGAGCCCGACCTGCAGGCGGTGGGCGCAAACGAGCGTCAGGGATTCCGGCGTAATCTGCTGCAGCTGTACGGCTCGGTCGAGGCCCAGGCGCTGGTCGAGCAGCTCAAGGCCGGGGCCGAGATCGAACTCAACGAGCAGCTGATCGAAGACTGA
- a CDS encoding dicarboxylate/amino acid:cation symporter, which translates to MPTRLALHWQILIALILAVIAGQLSGTEAGIAGVSFYAVYDFLGTLFLNALKMLIVPLIMASIISGIAGVGQGGSLGRLGGRTLLYYLASSLIAILIGLALVNLITPGIVDGEPARDIIGLQAADAELEQVTGRGAGDIADVFLRMVPPNVIDAATNNGQMLGVIFFSLLFGYFMARIEEPYAESLYTFWQGVYEVMMRITDLVMRFAPIGVFALVARVMADTGLGAFVPLLSFALTVLAALALHAFVALPLILMLIARVRPGRHYRAVAPAMLTAFSTASSSATLPITMECVQDNAKVSRRTSSFVLPLGATVNMDGTALYECVAAIFIAQAYGLDLSFAQQFTIVVIALLTSVGVAGIPAASLVAITIILAAIGLPAEAIGLILAVDRILDMCRTSVNVFSDSCAAVVIGRLEGEEGILADEDGQARRA; encoded by the coding sequence ATGCCGACCCGCCTCGCCCTGCACTGGCAGATCCTCATCGCCCTGATCCTGGCGGTGATCGCCGGGCAGCTCAGCGGCACGGAGGCCGGCATCGCCGGCGTCAGCTTCTACGCCGTCTATGATTTTCTGGGCACGCTGTTTCTCAATGCCCTGAAGATGCTGATCGTGCCGCTGATCATGGCCTCGATCATCTCCGGCATCGCCGGAGTGGGGCAGGGCGGCAGCCTCGGCCGGCTCGGCGGCCGCACCCTCCTGTACTATCTCGCCTCCAGCCTGATCGCCATCCTCATCGGCCTGGCCCTGGTCAATCTCATCACTCCCGGGATCGTCGACGGCGAACCGGCACGCGACATCATCGGCCTGCAGGCCGCGGATGCAGAACTGGAGCAGGTGACCGGCAGGGGTGCCGGGGATATTGCCGATGTATTCCTGCGCATGGTCCCACCCAACGTCATCGATGCCGCCACCAACAACGGCCAGATGCTGGGTGTGATCTTCTTCAGCCTGCTGTTCGGGTATTTCATGGCCCGCATCGAGGAGCCCTATGCCGAGAGCCTGTATACCTTCTGGCAGGGCGTCTATGAGGTGATGATGCGCATCACCGACCTGGTGATGCGCTTTGCCCCGATCGGGGTGTTCGCCCTGGTGGCCCGGGTCATGGCCGATACCGGTCTGGGGGCCTTCGTGCCGCTGCTCAGCTTCGCCCTGACCGTACTGGCGGCGCTGGCGCTGCATGCCTTCGTGGCCCTGCCGCTGATCCTGATGCTCATTGCCCGAGTGCGCCCGGGCCGGCACTACCGGGCCGTGGCGCCGGCCATGCTGACCGCCTTCTCCACCGCTTCCTCCTCGGCCACCCTGCCCATTACCATGGAGTGCGTGCAGGACAATGCGAAGGTCTCACGGCGGACCAGCAGCTTCGTGCTGCCGCTGGGCGCGACCGTGAACATGGACGGCACCGCCCTCTATGAATGCGTCGCCGCCATCTTCATTGCCCAGGCCTACGGACTGGATCTGAGTTTCGCCCAGCAGTTCACCATTGTGGTGATCGCGCTGCTGACCTCGGTCGGTGTGGCCGGCATCCCCGCCGCCAGCCTGGTCGCCATCACCATCATCCTCGCCGCCATCGGCCTGCCGGCCGAGGCCATCGGCCTGATCCTGGCCGTGGACCGCATCCTGGATATGTGCCGCACCAGCGTGAACGTGTTCAGCGATTCCTGCGCCGCGGTGGTGATCGGCCGGCTGGAAGGGGAGGAGGGGATTCTTGCGGATGAGGACGGTCAGGCACGGCGGGCATAA
- a CDS encoding enoyl-ACP reductase FabI, producing MGFLAGKRALIVGLASNRSIAWGIAQAMQREGAELAFTYQNEKLQGRVEKMAGELGSDITLPLDVSSDEQIDKVFTELGKRWDGLDILVHSVAFAPKEALEGSFVDSVTRDNFATAHDISSYSFAALAKAARPLMAGRNGALLTLSYLGAVRAMPSYNVMGLAKASLEANVRFLAYSLGPEGTRVNAVSAGPIRTLAASGIGNFRKLLEYGEQNAPLRRNVSIEEVGNAAAFLCSDLASGITGEITYVDGGYNIVGAPEME from the coding sequence ATGGGATTTCTCGCCGGAAAACGCGCACTCATCGTCGGCCTGGCCAGCAACCGCTCCATCGCCTGGGGCATCGCCCAGGCCATGCAGCGTGAAGGCGCGGAACTGGCCTTTACCTACCAGAACGAAAAGCTCCAGGGCCGGGTCGAGAAAATGGCTGGCGAACTGGGCTCGGACATCACCCTGCCGCTGGACGTGAGTTCGGATGAGCAGATCGACAAGGTCTTCACCGAACTGGGCAAGCGCTGGGACGGCCTGGATATCCTGGTCCATTCCGTGGCCTTTGCCCCCAAGGAGGCGCTGGAAGGCAGCTTCGTCGACAGCGTGACCCGCGACAACTTTGCCACCGCCCATGACATCAGTTCCTACAGCTTCGCCGCCCTGGCCAAGGCGGCGCGTCCGCTGATGGCCGGCCGCAACGGCGCCCTGCTCACCCTGAGCTACCTGGGGGCGGTGCGCGCCATGCCCAGCTACAACGTCATGGGTCTGGCCAAGGCCAGCCTGGAGGCCAACGTGCGCTTTCTGGCCTACAGCCTGGGCCCGGAAGGCACCCGGGTGAATGCCGTCTCGGCCGGCCCGATCCGCACCCTGGCCGCCTCCGGCATCGGCAACTTCCGCAAGCTGCTGGAGTATGGCGAGCAGAACGCCCCGCTGCGGCGCAATGTCAGCATCGAGGAAGTCGGCAACGCCGCCGCCTTCCTGTGCTCGGACCTGGCCAGCGGCATCACCGGCGAGATCACCTATGTCGACGGCGGCTACAACATCGTCGGCGCGCCGGAGATGGAATAG
- a CDS encoding ABC transporter substrate-binding protein, protein MTIPIKQLGGLLALCWLLLSGCDEQPWNSPYPAGEQAENILYSSFEERPKHLDPARSYSSNEVVFLGQIYEPPLQYHYLKRPYELIPRSAETVPEPVYLDAAGNELPADAPAGDVAYSEYRIRIRPGIRYQPHPAFAANEAGEYLYHELSPGEMEGRHALQDFPHTGSRELVASDFVYQIKRLAHPALHSPILGLMSEYIVGLADYADTLGRVWNELKQSNGNNDGLYLDLREHPLPGVEAIDRYTYRIRIKGRYPQMVYWLAMPFFAPVPWEVDYFFSQPGMKSRNLTLDWYPVGTGPYRLTVNNPNLEMVLERNPNFRGETYPAEGEPGDREAGLLQDTGKPIPFIDKAVFKLEKEQIPYWNKFLQGYYDSSGISSDSFDQAIKVGEGGEVGLTQDMQEKGIRLQTAVATSIFYMGFNMLDPVVGGDSERARKLRRAIAIAMDYEEFISIFLNGRGVPAQGPIPPGIFGHRDGEAGINPHVYDWIDGEPQRRPIEAARRLLAEAGYPGGRDAETGSPLVLYFDTTGGGPDDKARMDWLRKQFDKLDIQLVIRATDYNRFQDKMRNGTAQIFQWGWNADYPDPENFLFLLYGENSKAEKNGENAANYRNGEFDRLFERMKNMDNGPQRQALIDEMLAIARRDGPWLWGFYPKSFSLHHAWLKNNKPNLMARNTLKYKRIDTELRQRLRREWNSPMLWPLVLAGILLVAATVPAVIGYRRRMYMRGRQD, encoded by the coding sequence ATGACAATACCGATAAAACAGCTCGGTGGCCTGCTCGCACTCTGCTGGCTGCTACTGTCCGGCTGCGATGAGCAGCCCTGGAACAGTCCCTATCCCGCCGGCGAGCAGGCCGAGAACATTCTCTACTCTTCCTTCGAGGAACGTCCCAAGCACCTGGACCCGGCCCGTTCCTACAGTTCCAACGAGGTGGTGTTCCTGGGCCAGATCTATGAGCCGCCGCTGCAGTACCACTATCTCAAGCGTCCCTACGAGCTGATCCCGCGCTCGGCCGAGACCGTTCCCGAACCCGTGTATCTGGATGCTGCAGGCAATGAGTTGCCCGCGGATGCGCCGGCCGGGGACGTGGCCTACAGTGAATACCGCATCAGAATCCGGCCGGGGATACGCTATCAACCGCACCCGGCCTTTGCCGCAAATGAGGCAGGCGAGTACCTCTACCATGAACTGAGCCCGGGCGAGATGGAAGGCCGTCACGCCCTGCAGGATTTCCCGCATACCGGGAGCCGGGAACTGGTGGCGTCGGATTTCGTCTACCAGATCAAGCGCCTTGCCCACCCGGCGCTGCATTCGCCGATCCTGGGCCTGATGAGCGAGTACATCGTGGGTCTGGCCGACTATGCCGACACCTTGGGGCGGGTCTGGAATGAACTCAAGCAGAGCAACGGGAACAATGACGGTCTCTATCTCGACCTGCGCGAACATCCGCTGCCGGGAGTCGAGGCCATCGACCGCTATACCTATCGCATCCGCATCAAGGGACGCTATCCGCAGATGGTCTACTGGCTGGCCATGCCCTTCTTTGCGCCGGTGCCGTGGGAGGTGGACTATTTCTTCTCCCAGCCCGGTATGAAGTCACGCAACCTGACACTCGACTGGTATCCGGTGGGCACCGGCCCCTACCGCCTGACCGTGAACAACCCGAACCTGGAAATGGTGCTGGAGCGCAATCCCAATTTCCGCGGCGAGACCTATCCTGCCGAGGGCGAGCCCGGCGACCGCGAGGCGGGGCTGCTGCAGGACACCGGCAAGCCCATTCCCTTCATCGATAAGGCAGTGTTCAAGCTGGAGAAGGAACAGATTCCCTACTGGAACAAGTTCCTGCAGGGATATTACGACAGTTCCGGCATCAGTTCCGACAGTTTCGACCAGGCCATCAAGGTGGGCGAGGGCGGCGAGGTCGGGCTTACGCAGGACATGCAGGAAAAGGGCATCAGGCTGCAGACTGCGGTGGCTACTTCCATCTTCTACATGGGCTTCAACATGCTCGATCCGGTGGTGGGCGGTGACAGCGAACGCGCCCGCAAACTGCGCCGCGCCATTGCCATCGCCATGGATTACGAGGAGTTCATTTCCATCTTCCTCAATGGCCGCGGCGTACCGGCGCAGGGGCCGATCCCACCGGGGATTTTCGGCCATCGTGACGGCGAGGCCGGCATCAATCCCCATGTCTATGACTGGATCGACGGCGAGCCGCAGCGCAGACCGATCGAGGCGGCCAGACGCCTGCTGGCCGAGGCCGGCTATCCCGGAGGGCGCGACGCCGAAACCGGCAGCCCACTGGTGCTGTATTTCGACACCACCGGCGGCGGGCCGGACGACAAGGCGCGCATGGACTGGCTGCGCAAGCAGTTCGATAAACTTGATATTCAGCTGGTGATCCGCGCCACCGACTACAACCGCTTCCAGGACAAGATGCGCAACGGCACGGCGCAGATCTTCCAGTGGGGCTGGAATGCCGATTACCCGGATCCGGAGAACTTCCTGTTCCTGCTCTATGGCGAGAACAGCAAGGCGGAGAAGAACGGCGAGAATGCGGCCAATTACCGCAACGGGGAATTCGACCGGCTGTTCGAACGGATGAAGAACATGGACAATGGTCCGCAGCGTCAGGCGCTGATCGACGAGATGCTGGCCATTGCCCGCCGTGACGGTCCCTGGCTCTGGGGCTTTTATCCCAAGAGCTTCAGTCTGCATCATGCCTGGCTGAAGAACAACAAACCCAATCTGATGGCGCGCAACACACTCAAGTACAAGCGTATTGACACCGAACTGCGCCAGCGTCTGCGACGGGAGTGGAACTCGCCGATGCTGTGGCCGCTGGTATTGGCTGGCATCCTGCTCGTGGCGGCAACCGTGCCGGCTGTGATCGGCTACCGCCGGCGCATGTACATGCGCGGAAGGCAGGACTGA
- a CDS encoding ABC transporter permease: MLAYIFRRVLYALPILIGVNLITFALFFVVNTPDDMARMHLGMKRVTPEAIESWKAEHGYDRPLLYNAAADGVDSLTDTIFFEKSVKLFAFQFGQSDSGRDIGHDIRQRMWPSLLIALPTLLIGLAVYLSFALLLAFFRGSYIDIGGVVLCIVLMSISALFYIIGGQYLVGKMLHLVPISGFDTGWQALKFTILPVLIGVVAAIGSNGRFYRAIFLEELGRDYVRTARAKGTSEPRLMFRHVLKNAMIPVLTNIVVILPLLFMGSLIMESFFGIPGLGSYTIDAIQNQDFAIVRSMVFLGSVLYILGLLLTDISYTLVDPRIRLS, encoded by the coding sequence ATGCTGGCCTACATCTTCCGCCGCGTCCTCTACGCCCTGCCGATATTGATCGGGGTCAACCTGATCACCTTCGCCCTGTTCTTCGTGGTCAACACCCCCGACGACATGGCGCGCATGCACCTGGGCATGAAGCGGGTCACGCCTGAGGCGATCGAATCCTGGAAGGCCGAACACGGCTATGACCGGCCGCTGCTGTACAATGCGGCGGCGGACGGGGTCGATAGCCTGACCGATACCATCTTCTTTGAGAAGTCGGTCAAGCTGTTCGCTTTCCAGTTCGGTCAGTCCGACAGCGGCCGTGACATCGGCCATGATATCCGCCAGCGCATGTGGCCGAGCCTGCTGATCGCCCTGCCGACCCTGCTGATCGGGCTGGCGGTCTATCTGAGCTTCGCGCTGCTGCTGGCCTTTTTCCGCGGCAGCTACATCGACATCGGCGGCGTGGTGTTGTGCATTGTCCTGATGTCGATCTCGGCGCTGTTCTATATCATCGGCGGTCAGTATCTGGTGGGCAAGATGCTGCACCTGGTGCCGATTTCCGGTTTCGATACCGGCTGGCAGGCGCTCAAGTTCACCATTCTCCCGGTGCTGATCGGCGTGGTCGCCGCCATCGGCAGCAATGGCCGCTTCTACCGTGCCATCTTCCTGGAGGAACTGGGCCGCGACTATGTCCGTACGGCGCGCGCCAAGGGCACCAGCGAGCCGCGCCTGATGTTCCGCCACGTGCTCAAGAACGCCATGATCCCGGTGCTGACCAACATCGTGGTCATCCTGCCGCTGCTGTTCATGGGCAGTCTGATCATGGAGTCCTTCTTCGGTATCCCGGGCCTGGGCAGCTACACCATCGATGCCATCCAGAATCAGGATTTCGCCATCGTGCGTTCCATGGTCTTCCTAGGCTCGGTGCTCTACATCCTCGGCCTGCTGCTGACCGATATCTCCTACACCCTGGTCGACCCGAGGATACGCCTGTCATGA